From Acidobacteriota bacterium:
TCTCGCCCTCCGGCCCCTTTGCGCTGGGCGGCACTCCCGTGACCTTGACGGTCACCGACGACAGCGATGCTTCGGACATGTGCTCGGCTACGGTTACGGTCGTCGATGACACGGCTCCCGTGATTATGCTGACGGGCGGTGATCTGATGCTGGAATGCAACGTCGACTCCTTTGTCGAGCCGGGTTTCTCGGCCTCGGACAACTGCGACAACGACGTTCCGGTCATGGTGGGAGGCGACATGGTCGACACCTCCACCCCCGGTGCCTACGTCATCACCTATGACGCCATGGACGATTCGGGCAACGCCGCCATGCAGCAGACCCGCACGGTGACGGTGGCGGACACTTTGGCTCCCGTCATCACCCTCAACGGCGACGCCGAGATCACTTTGGAATGCAACATCGACAGCTTCAGCGATCCGGGCGCCACTGCCAACGACGTCTGCGAAGGCGCATTGGCGGTGATGGTCGGCGGCGATACGGTCGACACCTCCACGCCCGGCACCTACGTCATCACCTACGACGCGGTCGATACTGCCGGCAACCCGGCTACTCAGGTGACCCGCACGGTCCACGTTGTGGACACCACTCCGCCGGTGATCTCCTGCAACGCTCCGGCCACCATCATTCCGCCGGACGCTCCCATCTCCTTTACGGCCACTGCCGAGGACGCCTGCGAAGGCACCGTCACGGCCGAGATTACGGCTTACGACTGCTTCTGGACCAATCCCTCGGGCAAGCTGGTCGACAAGACCAACTCCTGCGTGGTGTCCTTCGGGGGCGATACGCTGACAATCGAGGACTCGGGCGGCGTCAAAGACACCATCGAGTGGACGGTCAGCGCCGAGGACAGCTTCGGCAATGCCTCCAGCGAGACCTGCAGCGTGGAGGTCGTCAAACCGGGCAAGAGCCTGCAGGCTTTTGCACTGGATCACCGCCTCGACTTCGCTCAATTCGGCGCCGGGGACGGCCTCAGCTCGCAGATGATCCTGCACAATCCCTCCGAGACGCGTACGGTGAGCGGATTCATCCGCCTGCTGGACGCCGAGGGTCATCCCTGGCAGGCCTTGCCCCACATCGACGGGAAGCAGGTGCAAGCCGCCGGGGATTGGAGCGCGGTCTCCTTCTCCATTCCACCGATGGGCCATTTCGAATTGGAGGCGCCTGAAGGCGGGCAGATCCGCAGCGGGTCTGCTTCGGTGCAATCCGACGGGCCAGTGGCCGGCGTGGTGCGCTTCACCATACCCGGACTGGGAACCGCCGTGGTTCCCGGCAGCCAGCCCATGAGCGAGGCCCTGGCCAGCGTCCGCCGCCAGGCCGGGTCCAACACCGGGGCTGCCATCCGGAACACCGAGGATCACGGCATCACCCTCTCGCTGACCTTGCGCGACAGCCAGGGACAGCCGGTTGCCGGAGGTTCCAGCACCCTGGCCCTGCCGGCCGGGGGACGCCTGGCCCTGCTCCT
This genomic window contains:
- a CDS encoding immunoglobulin-like domain-containing protein; protein product: MNAVGQTVNNSPEWFMPENTLMAPDDTCGLTFDQPGGSWIQWVFSAFTIPAGETVTGVEVRVKYTSSQDREVQLRVGGSLAGSAMTLPMFFSGGVGCAATGFSSAGGDGNLWGISEAALRNAAETGSLGFRLTQTGNSTIDIDAVELIVYFSEPNSPPVAVCQDVMKSADAMCQASVSAAEVDNGSSDPDGDPIDLSLSPSGPFALGGTPVTLTVTDDSDASDMCSATVTVVDDTAPVIMLTGGDLMLECNVDSFVEPGFSASDNCDNDVPVMVGGDMVDTSTPGAYVITYDAMDDSGNAAMQQTRTVTVADTLAPVITLNGDAEITLECNIDSFSDPGATANDVCEGALAVMVGGDTVDTSTPGTYVITYDAVDTAGNPATQVTRTVHVVDTTPPVISCNAPATIIPPDAPISFTATAEDACEGTVTAEITAYDCFWTNPSGKLVDKTNSCVVSFGGDTLTIEDSGGVKDTIEWTVSAEDSFGNASSETCSVEVVKPGKSLQAFALDHRLDFAQFGAGDGLSSQMILHNPSETRTVSGFIRLLDAEGHPWQALPHIDGKQVQAAGDWSAVSFSIPPMGHFELEAPEGGQIRSGSASVQSDGPVAGVVRFTIPGLGTAVVPGSQPMSEALASVRRQAGSNTGAAIRNTEDHGITLSLTLRDSQGQPVAGGSSTLALPAGGRLALLLDEIFGDAVPASFQGELEIRSQDGSFVAVVLEFGSQPGSFTALPVSPLQGEELQDEEQ